The following are encoded in a window of Syngnathoides biaculeatus isolate LvHL_M chromosome 3, ASM1980259v1, whole genome shotgun sequence genomic DNA:
- the LOC133498203 gene encoding uncharacterized protein LOC133498203: MTRWNFPHCCGALDGKHVACSSPNSSGSTYYNYKGFYSVVILALMYADYKFFWADVDGKGAVSDAQIYNGSELKECIDDGSIGCPPAEPLPNNNEDVPYYLIGDDAFALRSNMIKRYLHRGMIDDERGFNYRLSRARCVVENAFCILANSFQVLLTTMSHSPATVRVIVITCLCLHNLMRIRYPRQENIRMDREDDNHQVIRGQWRKQHYLEDTINVRGPNVNNREGKRQSNLLKHWCNSEAGAVPWQLDMIRKM; the protein is encoded by the exons ATGACAAGGTGGAACTTCCCTCATTGTTGTGGTGCCCTTGACGGCAAACATGTTGCCTGCAGTTCCCCTAATTCTTCCGGATCAACCTACTACAACTACAAGGGCTTCTATTCTGTGGTGATTCTGGCCCTAATGTACGCAGATTACAAATTCTTCTGGGCAGATGTTGATG gGAAAGGAGCAGTGTCCGATGCACAAATCTATAACGGGTCCGAGCTGAAAGAATGCATCGATGATGGCTCCATTGGCTGCCCGCCAGCTGAACCCCTCCCCAACAACAACGAGGATGTGCCGTACTACCTAATCGGTGACGACGCATTCGCCTTGAGGTCTAACATGATTAAGCGGTATTTGCACCGTGGTATGATCGACGACGAGAGGGGTTTCAACTACAGGCTGTCAAGGGCACGTTGTGTGGTCGAGAATGCCTTTTGCATCCTTGCCAATAGCTTCCAGGTTCTCCTGACCACTATGAGCCATTCTCCAGCTACCGTAAGGGTCATCGTTATTACGTGCCTGTGTTTGCACAATCTCATGCGTATTAGATATCCACGTCAGGAGAACATTCGCATGGACCGTGAGGACGATAATCATCAAGTAATTCGTGGACAATGGAGAAAACAGCACTATCTGGAGGACACCATCAATGTCAGAGGTCCTAATGTGAACAACAGGGAGGGGAAGCGTCAGAGCAACCTTCTGAAACACTGGTGCAACTCGGAGGCTGGTGCTGTTCCATGGCAATTGGATATGATACGAAAAATGTAG